One Deltaproteobacteria bacterium genomic window carries:
- a CDS encoding sel1 repeat family protein has translation MRLRILLSAVLLLLSLFPSSSVAESAKVRQGVKQVAARQYKKALKSFRAAVKADPNDAEAMTRIGDLHASGQGVPRSDGEAVRWYAKAAPLGHAAARFALAARYASGRGVGKDPTEAAKWCRLAADQGHPGAQSLLGFLYEQGMGVPRDGAESLAWYRKAAGSGDVAAQKLLAWRSLEGNGVPKDPEAAAMWYRMAAEAGDPDAQARLASMYREGFGVPKDPFEAATWYRKAAEKGNAEAFAGYGRALLYGHGVAQNEWAAADWIRKAAERSVPEGIFLRGVLYAYGRGEPKDEVEALDGYRRAAEEGYVDGQLQIAGMHLTGRGAPLSDNIAAAWYLRAAEAGSPDAEVMLGWMYEVGRGVPKDLGESVRWFRLAAAQGNTVARDHLKYLETLH, from the coding sequence ATGCGCCTGCGGATTCTCCTCTCCGCCGTATTGCTCCTTCTTTCCCTCTTTCCGTCCTCGTCGGTCGCCGAGAGCGCGAAGGTCCGGCAGGGGGTGAAGCAGGTCGCGGCCCGCCAATACAAGAAGGCACTGAAAAGTTTCCGCGCGGCCGTCAAGGCCGACCCGAACGACGCGGAGGCGATGACGCGGATCGGGGATCTCCACGCGTCGGGGCAGGGAGTTCCCCGCAGCGACGGGGAGGCCGTGAGGTGGTACGCGAAGGCGGCCCCCCTCGGGCATGCCGCCGCGCGCTTCGCCCTGGCCGCCCGGTACGCGAGCGGGCGCGGCGTCGGGAAGGACCCCACGGAGGCGGCAAAATGGTGCCGTCTGGCGGCGGACCAGGGGCACCCGGGCGCGCAATCCCTCCTCGGGTTCCTGTATGAACAGGGGATGGGCGTCCCGCGGGACGGGGCGGAATCCCTCGCGTGGTACCGGAAGGCCGCCGGGAGCGGGGACGTCGCGGCACAGAAGCTGCTCGCGTGGCGGTCCCTCGAGGGGAACGGGGTTCCGAAAGACCCCGAGGCGGCAGCGATGTGGTACCGGATGGCCGCGGAAGCCGGCGATCCCGACGCCCAGGCGCGGCTCGCGTCGATGTACCGCGAGGGGTTCGGGGTACCGAAGGACCCCTTCGAAGCGGCGACGTGGTATCGGAAGGCCGCGGAGAAGGGAAACGCGGAGGCGTTCGCGGGGTACGGACGGGCGCTTCTCTACGGCCACGGCGTGGCGCAGAACGAGTGGGCGGCGGCGGACTGGATCCGGAAGGCCGCGGAGCGTAGCGTGCCGGAAGGGATCTTCCTCCGGGGCGTTCTCTACGCCTACGGCCGGGGCGAACCGAAGGACGAAGTCGAGGCGCTCGACGGGTACCGGCGTGCGGCGGAGGAGGGGTACGTCGACGGGCAGCTGCAGATCGCCGGGATGCACCTCACGGGGCGCGGAGCTCCGCTAAGCGACAACATCGCCGCCGCCTGGTACCTGCGCGCGGCGGAAGCGGGGAGTCCGGACGCCGAGGTGATGCTCGGGTGGATGTAC